From the Streptomyces nigrescens genome, one window contains:
- a CDS encoding ATP-binding protein, which yields MTLPGDRHYTVELHASAERVPQIRRILAAHLRYWDLELHIPPVCRGVAELLTNVHRHIGPDAPCVVELRWTGRHLTASVADQGPRLPKLLSAGGGGLSRVAALSDSWGTCGTPDGKVIWFTRRVEAARKSPLTSRTPLRSVPDAKGQPAVPPAVPVEPLVEPLQEATGTAAEATPAASNAVSLV from the coding sequence ATGACACTTCCCGGCGACCGGCACTACACGGTCGAACTGCATGCTTCGGCGGAGCGTGTGCCGCAGATCCGGCGGATCCTGGCCGCGCACCTGCGGTACTGGGATCTTGAGCTGCATATCCCGCCCGTGTGCCGGGGAGTGGCGGAACTCCTGACCAACGTCCATCGCCATATCGGCCCGGACGCCCCGTGCGTCGTCGAACTCCGCTGGACCGGCCGGCACCTCACGGCCTCCGTCGCCGACCAGGGGCCACGCCTGCCGAAGCTGCTCAGCGCGGGCGGCGGGGGGCTCTCCAGAGTGGCGGCACTGAGCGACAGTTGGGGCACCTGCGGCACCCCGGACGGCAAGGTCATCTGGTTCACCCGCCGGGTCGAGGCGGCCCGCAAGTCGCCGCTGACCAGCCGCACCCCGCTGCGCAGCGTGCCCGATGCGAAGGGCCAGCCGGCGGTGCCTCCGGCCGTACCGGTCGAGCCGCTCGTCGAGCCCCTGCAGGAAGCCACCGGGACCGCTGCCGAGGCCACCCCGGCGGCGTCGAACGCGGTGTCGCTGGTCTGA
- a CDS encoding PLP-dependent cysteine synthase family protein has translation MHSLPTAARSVSPAAPASPTPGPASASPTPGPAPASGIPGLVGNTPVLHISEPLTPPGRGFWAKLEGRNPGGIKDRPGLHMVERARARGELQPGARIIESTSGTLGLGLALAGMVYGHPVSLVTDPGLESSMTRLLTAYGAQVELVPEPHPSGGWQQARRDRVRALLAAHPGAWCPDQYNNPDNTTAYLPLALELASQLGHIDVLVCSVGTGGHSAGVSRVLRQLYPQLRLVGVDTIGSTIFGQPARARLMRGLGSSIYPRNVAYDQFSEVHWVAPAEAVWACRTLASSHYATGGWSVGAVALVAGWLSRTEPAGTRIAAVFPDGPQRYLSTVYDDQYCAEHGLLDAPPADGPQTLSRLGEREVTVWSRCAQVVDPLGTSGVAGPTGDAPAHAAGEDR, from the coding sequence ATGCACTCTCTCCCCACGGCGGCCCGTTCCGTCTCTCCCGCTGCCCCCGCCTCCCCGACGCCGGGCCCGGCCTCCGCCTCCCCGACGCCCGGCCCGGCCCCCGCCTCCGGTATCCCCGGCCTGGTCGGCAACACCCCCGTCCTGCACATCTCCGAGCCGCTCACCCCGCCCGGCCGCGGCTTCTGGGCCAAGCTCGAAGGCCGCAACCCGGGCGGCATCAAGGACCGTCCCGGACTCCACATGGTCGAACGCGCCCGCGCCCGTGGTGAGTTGCAGCCCGGCGCCCGGATCATCGAATCCACCAGCGGCACCCTCGGGCTCGGCCTGGCGCTCGCCGGAATGGTCTACGGCCATCCCGTCAGCCTGGTCACCGACCCCGGCCTGGAGTCCTCGATGACCCGGCTGCTGACCGCGTACGGCGCCCAGGTCGAGCTCGTCCCCGAGCCGCACCCCAGCGGCGGCTGGCAGCAGGCCCGCCGTGACCGGGTGCGCGCACTGCTCGCCGCCCACCCCGGCGCGTGGTGCCCGGACCAGTACAACAACCCCGACAACACCACCGCCTATCTGCCGCTGGCCCTCGAACTCGCCTCCCAGCTGGGCCATATCGACGTCCTGGTGTGCAGTGTGGGCACCGGCGGGCACTCCGCCGGGGTGTCCCGGGTGCTGCGCCAGCTCTACCCGCAGCTGCGGCTCGTCGGCGTCGACACCATCGGCTCGACCATCTTCGGACAGCCCGCCCGTGCGCGGCTGATGCGCGGGCTGGGATCGAGCATCTACCCGCGCAATGTCGCCTACGACCAGTTCAGCGAGGTGCACTGGGTCGCACCCGCCGAAGCGGTCTGGGCCTGCCGCACGCTGGCGTCCTCGCACTACGCCACCGGCGGCTGGAGCGTCGGCGCGGTCGCCCTGGTCGCGGGCTGGCTGAGCCGGACCGAGCCGGCCGGCACCCGTATCGCGGCCGTCTTCCCCGACGGACCGCAGCGCTATCTGAGCACGGTCTACGACGACCAGTACTGCGCCGAACACGGCCTGCTCGACGCCCCGCCGGCGGACGGGCCGCAGACCCTGAGCCGGCTGGGGGAGCGGGAGGTCACCGTCTGGAGCC